One stretch of Myxococcales bacterium DNA includes these proteins:
- a CDS encoding transcriptional repressor, with amino-acid sequence MDRQTNQRRAIRAVFREQSRPLDPREVLLLAGKTAPQLGLATVYRTIKALLAEGFLVPVITPKGSTSYEIAGKSHHHHFHCRHCGKAFEVPGCVGQLARLVPPGFVLEDHELLLYGRCLACREQAVPGKRNRP; translated from the coding sequence ATGGATCGACAAACCAACCAGCGCCGGGCGATCCGGGCGGTGTTTCGCGAACAGTCCCGGCCGCTCGACCCGCGTGAAGTTCTGCTTCTGGCCGGCAAAACCGCGCCGCAACTGGGACTGGCGACGGTTTATCGCACGATCAAAGCGCTGCTGGCCGAGGGATTTCTGGTGCCGGTCATCACCCCGAAAGGATCGACCAGCTACGAAATCGCCGGCAAGTCGCACCACCATCATTTTCATTGCCGCCATTGCGGGAAAGCGTTTGAAGTTCCCGGCTGCGTCGGACAACTGGCTCGGCTCGTACCGCCGGGTTTTGTGCTCGAGGATCATGAACTGCTGCTGTACGGCCGGTGCTTGGCCTGTCGGGAGCAAGCCGTCCCCGGAAAAAGGAATCGACCATGA